A single window of Modestobacter italicus DNA harbors:
- the truA gene encoding tRNA pseudouridine(38-40) synthase TruA, which produces MEHPHVDEPATATGGGLVRVRLEISYDGTALHGWARQPGQRTVQGELELGLATVLRHDVDLTVAGRTDAGVHAVGQVAHTDLPAELFAAHESRLLRRLRGVLPPDVAVTGARVVRPEFDARFAALARHYVYRLTDADSGPPPLRRADTAAWSRRLDASAMRVAAALLLGQHDFAAFCRRREGATTIRTLLDLDVRRAGPVIEVRASADAFCHSMVRSLVGALIAVGEGRRPAGWPASLLSMTSRANDVPVAPAGGLTLVRVDYPPDDELAARALVTRAKRS; this is translated from the coding sequence GTGGAGCACCCGCACGTCGACGAGCCCGCCACCGCTACCGGTGGCGGGCTCGTCCGCGTCCGGCTGGAGATCAGCTACGACGGCACGGCGCTGCACGGCTGGGCCCGCCAGCCCGGTCAGCGCACCGTCCAGGGCGAGCTGGAGCTCGGGCTGGCCACGGTGCTGCGGCACGACGTCGACCTGACCGTGGCCGGCCGCACCGACGCGGGCGTGCACGCCGTCGGCCAGGTCGCGCACACCGACCTGCCGGCCGAGCTCTTCGCGGCGCACGAGAGCCGGTTGCTGCGCCGGCTGCGCGGGGTCCTGCCGCCGGACGTGGCCGTGACCGGCGCCCGCGTGGTCCGCCCCGAGTTCGACGCCCGGTTCGCCGCCCTGGCCCGGCACTACGTCTACCGGCTGACCGACGCCGACTCCGGACCACCACCCCTGCGCCGGGCGGACACGGCCGCCTGGTCACGCCGGCTGGACGCCTCCGCCATGCGGGTGGCCGCGGCGCTGCTGCTCGGCCAGCACGACTTCGCCGCCTTCTGCCGGCGGCGCGAGGGTGCCACGACCATCCGCACCCTGCTGGACCTGGACGTGCGCCGCGCGGGCCCGGTCATCGAGGTGCGCGCCTCGGCCGACGCGTTCTGCCACTCGATGGTGCGCAGCCTGGTGGGCGCGCTCATCGCGGTGGGCGAGGGACGCCGTCCGGCCGGCTGGCCCGCCTCCCTGCTCAGCATGACCAGCCGGGCGAACGACGTCCCGGTGGCACCGGCCGGCGGCCTCACCCTCGTCCGGGTCGACTACCCGCCGGACGACGAGCTGGCCGCCCGCGCCCTGGTCACCCGGGCCAAGCGGAGCTGA
- the rplQ gene encoding 50S ribosomal protein L17 encodes MPTPTKGPRLGGSPSHERLMLANLATSLFEHGRITTTEAKAKRLRPYAEKLVTFAKRGDLHARRQVMTVIRDKDVVHHLFAEIGPRYENRPGGYTRIVKVGPRKGDNAPMAVIELVEALTVAQQAVGEAERARGTRFAGASAVGAGAASAAGEVTADATEPGLTDDDVTTGPGGDTSPAVVADAEGLEEGQAVVTDVFNPDGERQDDGDVTPEPAAENLAVVDDPSLSPDVAAAAAAEVEAAELSDAATAGTHAPGGEPDVDPK; translated from the coding sequence ATGCCCACCCCCACCAAGGGTCCCCGTCTCGGCGGGTCCCCGTCGCACGAGCGGCTGATGCTGGCCAACCTGGCCACCTCGCTGTTCGAGCACGGGCGGATCACCACGACCGAGGCCAAGGCCAAGCGGCTCCGGCCGTACGCCGAGAAGCTGGTGACCTTCGCCAAGCGCGGCGACCTGCACGCCCGTCGGCAGGTGATGACGGTGATCCGCGACAAGGACGTCGTCCACCACCTGTTCGCCGAGATCGGCCCGCGCTACGAGAACCGGCCCGGTGGCTACACGCGCATCGTCAAGGTCGGTCCCCGCAAGGGCGACAACGCGCCGATGGCCGTCATCGAGCTCGTCGAGGCCCTGACGGTGGCCCAGCAGGCCGTCGGCGAGGCTGAGCGCGCCCGTGGCACCCGGTTCGCCGGGGCCTCCGCCGTCGGTGCCGGTGCCGCCTCCGCCGCCGGTGAGGTCACCGCCGACGCGACCGAGCCCGGCCTGACCGACGACGACGTCACCACCGGCCCCGGTGGCGACACCAGCCCGGCCGTCGTGGCCGACGCCGAGGGGCTCGAGGAGGGGCAGGCCGTCGTCACCGACGTCTTCAACCCCGACGGCGAGCGCCAGGACGACGGCGACGTCACCCCGGAGCCGGCCGCCGAGAACCTGGCCGTCGTCGACGACCCGTCGCTCAGCCCCGACGTGGCCGCCGCGGCCGCTGCCGAGGTCGAGGCCGCCGAGCTCAGCGACGCCGCGACCGCCGGCACGCACGCCCCCGGCGGCGAGCCCGATGTCGACCCCAAGTGA
- a CDS encoding DNA-directed RNA polymerase subunit alpha — translation MLIAQRPTLTEETIDAQRSRFVIEPLEPGFGYTLGNSLRRTLLSSIPGAAVTSIRIEGTLHEFTTVPGVKEDVTEIILNLKGLVVSSDSDEPVTMYLRKQGPGEVTAADIAPPAGVEVHNPDLHIATLNAKGRLEIELVVERGRGYVPATQNKQPGQEIGRIPVDSIYSPVLKVTYAVEATRVEQRTDFDRLVVDVETKPSMEPRDAIASAGSTLVELFGLLRELNVDAEGIEVGPSPSEAADIANFSMPIEDMDLTVRSYNCLKREGVHTVGELVTRSEADLLDIRNFGAKSIDEVKLKLAAMGLALKDSPPGFVPTSVESYDEGYETDAYQGDASYGDPATYDETAYQETEQL, via the coding sequence ATGCTCATCGCACAGCGTCCGACCCTCACCGAGGAGACGATCGACGCCCAGCGCTCCCGGTTCGTCATCGAGCCGCTCGAGCCGGGCTTCGGCTACACCCTCGGCAACTCGCTGCGTCGCACCCTGCTGTCCTCGATCCCCGGCGCTGCTGTCACCAGCATCCGCATCGAGGGCACCCTGCACGAGTTCACCACCGTGCCGGGCGTCAAGGAGGACGTCACCGAGATCATCCTGAACCTCAAGGGCCTCGTGGTCAGCTCCGACTCCGACGAGCCGGTGACCATGTACCTCCGCAAGCAGGGCCCGGGTGAGGTCACCGCCGCCGACATCGCGCCCCCGGCCGGTGTCGAGGTGCACAACCCCGACCTGCACATCGCCACGCTGAACGCGAAGGGCCGGCTCGAGATCGAGCTGGTCGTCGAGCGCGGCCGCGGCTACGTGCCGGCCACCCAGAACAAGCAGCCCGGCCAGGAGATCGGTCGCATCCCCGTCGACTCGATCTACTCCCCGGTGCTCAAGGTGACCTACGCGGTCGAGGCGACCCGCGTCGAGCAGCGCACCGACTTCGACCGCCTCGTGGTCGACGTCGAGACCAAGCCCTCGATGGAGCCCCGGGACGCGATCGCCAGCGCCGGGTCCACCCTGGTGGAGCTGTTCGGCCTGCTGCGCGAGCTGAACGTCGACGCCGAGGGCATCGAGGTCGGGCCCAGCCCGTCCGAGGCCGCCGACATCGCGAACTTCTCGATGCCGATCGAGGACATGGACCTCACCGTCCGGTCCTACAACTGCCTCAAGCGCGAGGGCGTGCACACCGTCGGGGAGCTCGTCACCCGCTCGGAGGCCGACCTGCTCGACATCCGCAACTTCGGTGCCAAGTCGATCGACGAGGTCAAGCTGAAGCTCGCGGCGATGGGCCTGGCGCTCAAGGACAGCCCGCCCGGGTTCGTCCCCACCTCGGTGGAGAGCTACGACGAGGGCTACGAGACCGACGCCTACCAGGGCGACGCCAGCTACGGCGACCCGGCCACGTACGACGAGACCGCGTACCAGGAGACCGAGCAGCTCTGA
- the rpsD gene encoding 30S ribosomal protein S4 codes for MARYTGADCRLCRREKMKLFLKGSKCESPKCPIEIRPYPPGEHGRGRTKDSEYLLQLREKQKARRIYGVLEKQFRGYYEEANKKSGKTGEVLLQILESRLDNVVYRAGFAESRDMSRQLVRHGHIKVNGRKVDIPSYRVTANDIVEVAAKSAEMVPFQVAQAKAGSRPVPPWLEVISTQLRVLVHNIPARQVIDTPVQEQLIVELYSK; via the coding sequence GTGGCCCGTTACACCGGAGCCGATTGCCGCCTCTGCCGGCGCGAGAAGATGAAGCTGTTCCTCAAGGGCAGCAAGTGCGAGTCCCCGAAGTGCCCGATCGAGATCCGGCCCTACCCGCCGGGCGAGCACGGCCGGGGTCGCACGAAGGACAGCGAGTACCTGCTGCAGCTCCGCGAGAAGCAGAAGGCCCGCCGCATCTACGGCGTGCTGGAGAAGCAGTTCCGCGGGTACTACGAAGAGGCCAACAAGAAGTCGGGCAAGACCGGTGAGGTCCTGCTGCAGATCCTCGAGTCGCGCCTCGACAACGTGGTCTACCGGGCCGGCTTCGCCGAGTCCCGCGACATGTCGCGCCAGCTGGTGCGGCACGGCCACATCAAGGTCAACGGCCGCAAGGTGGACATCCCGTCCTACCGCGTGACCGCGAACGACATCGTCGAGGTCGCCGCGAAGTCGGCCGAGATGGTCCCGTTCCAGGTGGCCCAGGCCAAGGCCGGCTCCCGTCCGGTGCCGCCGTGGCTCGAGGTCATCAGCACCCAGCTGCGCGTGCTGGTGCACAACATCCCGGCCCGTCAGGTGATCGACACCCCGGTCCAGGAGCAGCTGATCGTGGAGCTCTACTCGAAGTAG
- the rpsK gene encoding 30S ribosomal protein S11, with amino-acid sequence MPPRARAAAGTKKVRRKEKKNVAHGAAHIKSTFNNTIVSITDPTGNVISWASAGHVGFKGSRKSTPFAAQMAAENAARKAQEHGMRKVDVFVKGPGSGRETAIRSLQATGLEVGQIQDVTPQPHNGCRPKKRRRV; translated from the coding sequence ATGCCTCCCAGGGCTCGCGCGGCAGCTGGCACCAAGAAGGTGCGCCGCAAGGAGAAGAAGAACGTCGCTCACGGCGCGGCGCACATCAAGAGCACCTTCAACAACACGATCGTGTCGATCACCGACCCCACGGGCAACGTGATCAGCTGGGCGTCCGCCGGGCACGTCGGGTTCAAGGGCTCGCGCAAGTCGACGCCGTTCGCGGCGCAGATGGCTGCCGAGAACGCCGCGCGCAAGGCCCAGGAGCACGGCATGCGCAAGGTCGACGTCTTCGTGAAGGGCCCGGGCTCCGGTCGCGAGACCGCGATCCGGTCCCTGCAGGCCACCGGCCTCGAGGTCGGGCAGATCCAGGACGTGACGCCGCAGCCGCACAACGGCTGCCGCCCCAAGAAGCGCCGCCGGGTCTGA
- the rpsM gene encoding 30S ribosomal protein S13, translating to MARLAGVDLPREKRMEIALTYIYGIGPTSAKATLAATGVSPDLRAKDLSDEDLLKLRDYIDEHFRVEGDLRREVAADIRRKVEIGCYQGIRHRRGLPVHGQRTKTNARSSKGPRKTIAGKKKAR from the coding sequence ATGGCACGTCTGGCTGGCGTCGACCTCCCCCGCGAGAAGCGGATGGAGATCGCACTCACCTACATCTACGGGATCGGGCCGACCTCGGCCAAGGCGACCCTGGCCGCGACGGGCGTCAGCCCGGACCTGCGCGCCAAGGACCTGTCCGACGAGGACCTGCTCAAGCTGCGCGACTACATCGACGAGCACTTCCGCGTCGAGGGCGACCTGCGCCGCGAGGTGGCCGCCGACATCCGCCGCAAGGTGGAGATCGGCTGCTACCAGGGGATCCGGCACCGCCGCGGTCTCCCGGTGCACGGTCAGCGCACCAAGACGAACGCGCGCTCGAGCAAGGGCCCGCGCAAGACCATCGCGGGCAAGAAGAAGGCCCGCTGA
- the rpmJ gene encoding 50S ribosomal protein L36: MKVQPSVKKICDKCKVIRRHGRVMVICENARHKQRQG; this comes from the coding sequence GTGAAGGTCCAGCCGTCGGTGAAGAAGATCTGCGACAAGTGCAAGGTGATCCGCCGGCACGGCCGGGTCATGGTCATCTGCGAGAACGCCCGGCACAAGCAGCGCCAGGGCTGA